The bacterium genome includes the window TATACGTCTGTAGGCTTTAAGTGTGTGGAATACTATCAATCTTTAACATGGTGGCAAGGTAAGTAAGTTTTTTATGTGTTATTTAAAGAAAATTTTAAAAATATCTTTGCCCAATGTTATTGGCTTAGGCTCAAAGTTTGTCTGTGATTTGATCAATATTTTTTGGATGGCTCAGGTGAGTACGGAAGCTGTTGCTGGAGTTGTTACGGTGACCATGATTACTTGGATGGTGATTGTTTTTGATGACATGTTTAAAGCAGGAGCGGTATCGATTGTATCAAGAAATTACGGCGCTCAAAAATACTCTAAAGTAAAATCGTACATCTTTCATTTACTGGTATGGAAGACACTGTTTATTGTTTTATTTGTAGGATTTGTCTTAATTTTATTAGGGCCCATTTTGGATTTATTTGTCATCAGCGATGTGAAAGCGGCAGCTTACAACTATGGTTTGATTCGTATTGCTACATTGCCGCTTCAGTTTTTGCTATTTTCAACAGTGTCATGTCTAAACTGTTTAGGAAAAGGAAGTTTGGCTATGTATCCTCCCCTTATTGCTAATATCATTAACTTGCTGTTGGACCCTATTTTTATATTCAAGAAATCTTATGGTCTTAATATAGGCCTGGGCTTGAATGAAAGTGGTGCTGCCTTAGCAACAGCAGTATCTTTCTTAATATCATCTGTGATTGGATGGGTTATTTTAGCCAGACATTCACGCAGTATAGGAGCAGAGGACTATGATAAAAGTTTCAGTACTCAAAAAATGCTCAACATGCTTAAAATTGGTTATCCTGTTGGGATAAGAAACTTTATACGTCACGGAACCAACTTGTTTCTTCTTAAAATAGTGGCCTTGTACGGAACCGTTCATATTGCTGCATATGGGACCGTAGGCAGAATGATGGGTGTGTATTATGTGCCTATTTTGGCATTTATAATGGGGGGTACGGCATTGATTGGCCATGAAATAGGAAGAAAAAGTCAAGACGGTATACAGCACATATCTAAAACTATTTTTTGGTGCATGTGTTTGATTATGGGAGCCTTACTGTTGTTTAACATTGTCTATGGCATTGAACTGATTCAGTTTTTTAGTCAAAGTGCTTTGGGTGTAGAGTCATCTTATAAATTACTGGTTTTTGGTATGCTGGGATTTTTATTTATCGCCTTGAGTGCA containing:
- a CDS encoding MATE family efflux transporter — protein: MCYLKKILKISLPNVIGLGSKFVCDLINIFWMAQVSTEAVAGVVTVTMITWMVIVFDDMFKAGAVSIVSRNYGAQKYSKVKSYIFHLLVWKTLFIVLFVGFVLILLGPILDLFVISDVKAAAYNYGLIRIATLPLQFLLFSTVSCLNCLGKGSLAMYPPLIANIINLLLDPIFIFKKSYGLNIGLGLNESGAALATAVSFLISSVIGWVILARHSRSIGAEDYDKSFSTQKMLNMLKIGYPVGIRNFIRHGTNLFLLKIVALYGTVHIAAYGTVGRMMGVYYVPILAFIMGGTALIGHEIGRKSQDGIQHISKTIFWCMCLIMGALLLFNIVYGIELIQFFSQSALGVESSYKLLVFGMLGFLFIALSAHKLAQIAASKNLNKLFHAVALSRLGVQVPLVIMFAFVLELPIGYIWLSFPIADFAEMGYLNFFK